The window TAGTAGAACGCGCATTCGCGGAATGCCTGGTTGCGGTCTACGATTCCGTCAATGCGCTTCACTTCGGCATGGCTTGCCGTGAAGAATTGATCGTTAGGCGGATACTGTACCTGAGCCGGAAGCCAGGTGTTGTCATCGATATATTCTATGATCACGGCGTCGGGGTCTTCGTCGCCCAGCATCGTCCACGTTACTTGCGTGGAATCTCTGACGATCTCGCGATCAGTCAACATCATGCTCGGCACATCGCGCCATTCGTCGCGAACGACCGAAACGGTATCCCCTAGCCAGAAATGCCGCGAGCGCGTCGCCGTCAATATCTTGTCGAAGGCAGCAGGCACCGCGACTGCGGCGGAGAAAACATAATCGAAGGTATCGCCGCGTGAAGTGGCACCAGCCGCAAGATTAACAACGGCATTGAAATCCGTTTTTGAGATCGGAAGTCCGGAGCCGTATTGAGAATTCGTCACCGCATCATAGAAAGCCCATGCCGGATTTCGCGTCGCCTGAGTGACGAACGCGCTTCCGTTCCAGACCGGAAGTTTCCGCGTAGCCAGTACGCCGAATTTGTAAGAACCCTGCGTCGACTGCGATGCCAGCAGCCGGATAGCAACGGTCGAGACATCGGGAAAGGAATTTGCGCCCTGAAGAAATGAGCGGAGGCCCGCCCATATAACGGTGTTTGTGCCAGAGATTCCGGTCGCATTTGCGCCAAGGCGGCTAAGCCGCACAAGATAGCGCCCCGGCGACACGTCCGTCTTGATCGAATCTCGAATTGGCGACGTGCTGGCAAATTGCCGCGTAACTTGAAACAGCGTAAAAAACGAACCGGTCGGTGCGCCGGCGCCATCGCATGGGGCGGCCTCAGCGAGCAGCGTTACGTTCGCGTAACCAATTTGGTTAGTATTATTGTCGATCGTGAAGCAACCGCCCGGAAACACAAAATCGATCGCGATCGATTGAGCCAATGTTCCGGACGGGTTGGCCACGAAAGGCCCCAGCGGCGCGCCGAAGGACGTCGGAAACTGACCAGGGTAATATCGCCCGGCCTCAACGCCTCCGCCATCAGGAAGTTGCTGCCCGCTAACCTCTATCGAAGAATCGACGTTGGTCGGAAAAAGCGTAACGGTCGCGCCGGGTTCGTAGAATGCGACCTGCGCGCCAGGGAACGACGCGGAAACGCCATTGATCGGATCCCAAAGAATGGTGTTGTCGATATATAGATTCTCGTAAGAGAACGATCCCATCCCAACGGATAAGAGCACGTTGAGATATTGATTGTTGCCGACGAACTCGCCCCATGGCGTCGCGGCAAAATCTGGAAACGTCTTCAGTCGGCCGTACCAGACGGGAAGCGGCTGGCCGAGTTTCGCCGTGTTGCCCTGTGCCGCGACCGAATAGATTTGGTCTTGCGTCGCGTTCGGCGCATTTGTGGCGCCAGCCTTCGGCCCGACGAGCGCGTTGATGAGCAGCGACCCGCCGATTCCGATCGCCGCGGTTGTAGCGAACGCGCCAATCGTGCCCGCACCGAACAGCGCGGGTCCAGCCCACAGTGCAAACGCGGAAACTGCAATCAGGGCAACCAGCCCGATGATCTGTTTCGTTCCATTCGATCCGCCGCCCATCGGGAAGCTGACGAACCGAACATTATCGTTCGCCGCGATCCGCGTGGTGCGCCAGTTCTTCCGGAGAACGCTTTCGCCATTGACCTCGAGAACGGTCGGGAGGCCCTTTTTGAACTGCCAGCCGTAAACCTTGTCTTTGGTCGCCCAGCCGGTGCGCCGCAGGAACGCGGCAATCGTCTCCCGTGGCTTGATTTCCGCGCGCGCTACTTCCATGCCCGGCATGACGACGTGCACCACGGGCTTGCGCGCGGCGTCTGAGCGCCGTTCCCGGCGCGATCGGGAGCGTTGCGGCGACGGCAGAGCCGGCAGCTTTGGGACGGGAGCGTGCATCAGGTCTATTTCGGTTCGTAAAACGTCATCTTGCGCCAGCCCATCTGCTTCAAGGCCAGCACGGTTTCGCAGCAAACACCATGTTGTTCACTGCAATGGATCACACGCGCTTCTGGCTGCAGCCAGACGCCGATATGCGCCGGCATTCGAAGATGAGCCATCAGCACCAAGGCGCCATCACTGGCCCTCACGAGACCTTGCGGTCCCTGCGCTACTTCCTGCCACAACGCGCGCTCTGGATGAGCGTCGATCGCTTCAAGCACCCATCGCTTGCTTAGATCGCCCGGGACCACGACTTGCGGCAGCGTGCGGCCGAACAATTCCCGCTGCACATGAGCCGCGAAGTCCCAGCAATTCTGCGATTGCCACGACCAAGGCGAGCCGATCAGCGGAGCGAGAAATTCGGAGCGCGTCACGGCAACAGACTCGGAAACTGAATGTAATCGTAATTCTTGGTCAGCCGCGGGAAACGTTTGTGCTGCAGATTCTTCACGACCGCCGTTCCCGTCAGCGAGACGCCCACCATCTGCACATTCGCTAATTGAAATTCGATCGGGCCATAAGCCGGCTGCGTTAGATCGCTTCCCAAATATTCCCTATACAAAATATCGATGTATTGCCGGACGCCGAGCGCAGCGCGTATCTGCGGCACGAGCTCGCGATTGACGTTATCGATCTTGATCTTGGTCGATGGCGGCTGGCCTTCGCGTTGCTCGGGGTATTCCGCCGAGAATGGACACGCGATGAAAAGCACTGTCTGCCCTGGATTTCGCGGCGCGGTCGCTTCAATTCCGAAATACATATCATCGCCGACATTCGCGACGACGCGGGCCGGCGATGCGAAACTGGCTTGCCAGATTTCCAGAGTAAAATAAACGCGCGCGCTCGGCGGGCATGAGGCATAGGCTTCAA is drawn from Bradyrhizobium lablabi and contains these coding sequences:
- a CDS encoding DUF1833 family protein, with protein sequence MPVQNEALLEAYASCPPSARVYFTLEIWQASFASPARVVANVGDDMYFGIEATAPRNPGQTVLFIACPFSAEYPEQREGQPPSTKIKIDNVNRELVPQIRAALGVRQYIDILYREYLGSDLTQPAYGPIEFQLANVQMVGVSLTGTAVVKNLQHKRFPRLTKNYDYIQFPSLLP
- a CDS encoding host specificity factor TipJ family phage tail protein encodes the protein MHAPVPKLPALPSPQRSRSRRERRSDAARKPVVHVVMPGMEVARAEIKPRETIAAFLRRTGWATKDKVYGWQFKKGLPTVLEVNGESVLRKNWRTTRIAANDNVRFVSFPMGGGSNGTKQIIGLVALIAVSAFALWAGPALFGAGTIGAFATTAAIGIGGSLLINALVGPKAGATNAPNATQDQIYSVAAQGNTAKLGQPLPVWYGRLKTFPDFAATPWGEFVGNNQYLNVLLSVGMGSFSYENLYIDNTILWDPINGVSASFPGAQVAFYEPGATVTLFPTNVDSSIEVSGQQLPDGGGVEAGRYYPGQFPTSFGAPLGPFVANPSGTLAQSIAIDFVFPGGCFTIDNNTNQIGYANVTLLAEAAPCDGAGAPTGSFFTLFQVTRQFASTSPIRDSIKTDVSPGRYLVRLSRLGANATGISGTNTVIWAGLRSFLQGANSFPDVSTVAIRLLASQSTQGSYKFGVLATRKLPVWNGSAFVTQATRNPAWAFYDAVTNSQYGSGLPISKTDFNAVVNLAAGATSRGDTFDYVFSAAVAVPAAFDKILTATRSRHFWLGDTVSVVRDEWRDVPSMMLTDREIVRDSTQVTWTMLGDEDPDAVIIEYIDDNTWLPAQVQYPPNDQFFTASHAEVKRIDGIVDRNQAFRECAFYYLQSIYRRENVQIGTEYEGRAITFGSVLRLQSELPMAYGYAGAVVGVSGNALTLDPAPTWDVGPFYIRLRQPNGKYFGPILATQGANAAIANLDPTSLAAAQTAQSTTLAAVLLREAGGEDPSFEFGTANSESKLCVVLNGVPNGNLCTLNLVVDDIRVHATSLGNPPILPVGQFPSNPSLPLIVGLNALFGQGTAEPQLSASWFPTAGAVYYVADASYDSGASWQQVYQGQDNKFTAVVTLAALRLRVQAVLASGLHGPYSTVDLAAPSIVISSQTVALNSLIAGLKYQVTTLQDLLNDKIDKVTQQIASIVSNQDTRNWLDKKEVRSQLSSVFGAANASITSVQQTQVNDELAFATFQTTVSATFGPSFSSVNTVSSAVATLNGYAAAQYAVTLNVNGYATGFNLVNGGAGVSTFTIVADKFQIQLPGYNGNAPKPFFTTGVISGVPSVGISGNMYLDGAITARVLNVGSLSAISANMGTITAGLMQSPDGHFVVDLTNRRLTISDNT